Proteins from one Trichoplusia ni isolate ovarian cell line Hi5 chromosome 9, tn1, whole genome shotgun sequence genomic window:
- the LOC113497482 gene encoding uncharacterized protein LOC113497482: protein MALALFCFLAVICSLLQQGLAITCYQCNSHNDSRCLMTKLPDSLRQPCGPKDTMCRKISQVVEFEMNGMPPDSRVIRGCGWDDSSYKGRCYQRSGFGGRQEVCSCLEDGCNAASIPLAATGLMLLTFALLRF, encoded by the exons ATGGCGCTtgctttattttgctttttggCGGTAATATGCAGTTTGCTACAACAAG GACTAGCAATCACATGTTACCAATGCAACAGTCACAACGATTCGCGGTGCCTGATGACGAAGCTGCCAGACTCGCTGCGCCAGCCGTGCGGGCCCAAGGACACCATGTGCCGGAAGATCTCCCAGGTGGTGGAGTTCGAGATGAACGGGATGCCCCCCGACAGCCGTGTGATTAGAGGATGTGGATGGGACGACAGTAGTTACAAG GGTCGCTGCTACCAGCGCTCAGGGTTCGGAGGCAGACAGGAGGTGTGCTCGTGCCTGGAGGACGGCTGCAACGCCGCCTCGATCCCGCTCGCCGCCACCGGCCTCATGCTGCTCACCTTCGCGCTCCTGAGGTTCTAG